GTGCGCCCGAGGCCCTGTGCGCAGGCAGGTGCCCGGGTCTACACTCGGAGTTGCAGAAGAACAGAAAGGAATGCGCGATGGATTGGGACAGCACCAAGGGTGTCATGACGGCACTGGGTATCGGCCTGCTCATCGGCGCCATTCGCGAGCGCCACAGCGCGGAGCCCATGGCGGGCTTGCGCACCCATGCGCTGGTGGCCATCGTGGGCGTGGTGAGCATGCAGCTGGGCATGGGGGCCTATATTGCGGCAGTGCTGGCCGTGGGGGCGCTGGCCGTGGCCGGCTACATGCGCAACGATCCGGATGACCTGGGCCTGACGGGTGAGGTGGCCCTGCTGGTGAACGTGTCGCTGGCCGGCCTGGCCTATACCGACCAGGTGCTGGCAACCGCGCTGGGCGTGACGGCGGCAGCGCTGCTGCAGGCCAAGCGCCAGCTCAAGAACCTGAGCCGCAATATCATCACCGAGCAGGAAATCAAGGATGGCCTGCTGCTGCTGGCCGCGGCGCTGGTGGTGATGCCGCTGCTGCCCACCGAGGCGCTCGATCCCTGGGGCGTGCTGCGTCCGCGCACGATCTGGAAAATCGTCGTGCTGGTGATGGGCACCGGCATGCTGGGCCACGTGGCTCTGCGCATGGTGGGAGCGCGCTGGGGGCTGGCCGTGGCGGGCTTCTTTGCCGGCTTTGCCTCGTCCACCGCGGCGACGGCCAGCTTCGGCGCCCGCGTCAAGGCCGATTCCAAGGTGCTGATGGCGGCCAGTTCGGCAGCCATCCTGGCGAACCTGGCCTCGCTGCTGCTACTGCTCGCCGTGGTATGGGCGGCATCTCCCGAACTGCTGATGTCGCTGGCCTGGCCCATGGGGGCAGCGGTGCTGGTGCTGGTGGTGAATGCGGCCTTCGGACTGCGCAGTGCCAGCGGCCAGGCCGAGGTGGAGGACGAAGGAGGCCATAACGCCTTCAAGCTGTCGCATGCGGTGCTGATTGCCGCCATTATCGGCGGCGTGTCGCTGGTTGCGGCCTGGGTGCGCCATACCTTTGGCGACACGGCGGCGATTGCGGCCGCCATGCTGGCCGCCTTGACCGAGTTGCAGGCCGCGGCGGTGAGTATCGCGCAGATGAACACCTCCGGCAGCATGCCGACCAGCTACGCTCAGTGGGGCCTGATCGGCATCCTGACGACCAGCGGACTGGCCAAGTCGGTGCTGGGCTTTGTCAGTGGCGGTCCGCGCTATGGCCTGCGCGTGAGCACGGCGCTGGTCGGCATGGTGCTTGCCGCTGCGGCGGTGCAGTGGATGCTGCCTGCGGGCGCTTGAGGCGCGGCGGCTGCCGTACCGTGCCGCTTGTGCTCCAGGGCCGCAGAGAGCTGTCGCGGGATCGGGAGCACGACGACCCGGAACCGCCTTGCCCGCTCAGTGCTTCTTGTGCTTGCCCGACTTCTTGCCGTGCTTGCCCTGCTTGCCTTCGGATGGCGCAATGTCGTAGAGGCCATGTGCCAGTCGCAGTTCGCGCAGCAGGGTGCGCTTCTTGGTCTGGTGCGAACGCATGCGGCACAGGATGTCGTCCAGCACGCG
The DNA window shown above is from Brachymonas denitrificans and carries:
- a CDS encoding MgtC/SapB family protein yields the protein MDWDSTKGVMTALGIGLLIGAIRERHSAEPMAGLRTHALVAIVGVVSMQLGMGAYIAAVLAVGALAVAGYMRNDPDDLGLTGEVALLVNVSLAGLAYTDQVLATALGVTAAALLQAKRQLKNLSRNIITEQEIKDGLLLLAAALVVMPLLPTEALDPWGVLRPRTIWKIVVLVMGTGMLGHVALRMVGARWGLAVAGFFAGFASSTAATASFGARVKADSKVLMAASSAAILANLASLLLLLAVVWAASPELLMSLAWPMGAAVLVLVVNAAFGLRSASGQAEVEDEGGHNAFKLSHAVLIAAIIGGVSLVAAWVRHTFGDTAAIAAAMLAALTELQAAAVSIAQMNTSGSMPTSYAQWGLIGILTTSGLAKSVLGFVSGGPRYGLRVSTALVGMVLAAAAVQWMLPAGA